The genomic stretch GACGCGGCCGTTGAGTTCGTAGTCCATGAACGCCGGGCCAACCATCTGCATCACCACTTCTTGCTGCGAGTAGTCGATGTGCTGTCCTTTGCCGGTGCGGTCACGGTAGCTGAGCGCGACCAGGACGGCGAAGGCGCCCATGACACCGTTGTACGGATCTGCAAAGGCATTCTCGAAAGGGATCGGTGGCCCGCCGAAATAGCCGGTCAGGCTGTCGATGCCGGTGATGCTACTCAGGCTCAAACCGTAGGTTCTGACGTCCTTGAGTGGGCCGTAGAGGCCGGCAGCGGGCATGGAGGACATGACGATGTCCGGCTTGAGGGCGCGCAGATCTTCATATCCGAGGTGCAGCTCCTGCATCACCCCGGGGCCGAAGTTCTCCACCACGACATCGCTCTTGGCGATGAGTTGCCGGGCTAGTTCCTGCGCCTCGGGCTTCTTGAGATTGAGGCTGACACTGCCGTTGCCCGCCCAGCCGGCGTGGTTCGAGATGCTACGGTCCGGGTCGCGCACGCCCCCGGCGAAGGGAGGCAGCATCCGGGTCAGGTCGATGCGGGCGCGCGATTCGATCTTGTAGACCTCGGCGCCGAGAAAGCCGAGGGTCTGGCCGGTGACGGGGCCAGCCCAGACCCAGCCGAAGTTCGCTACGCGGATGCCTTTCAGTGGAAGTGCCTTTGCCATCTTCAACCTAGATCACGCCGTCACGGTGGAGTCGTTGCAGCTCGGCGGAACTCATGCCCAGGAGTGTTCCGTATACCTCGTCGTTGTGCTGCCCGAGCAGCGGTGCCGGCTTGGTCGGACCGCCCGGGCTCTCCGGCAGCTTGAAGGGCGCGCCGAGATCACGGATCTTCCCCAGCGCCGGATGTTCCAGATCCACGATGTATCCGCGCTCCTTCAGGTGCGGGTGCTCGGCTGCTTCCGCAACGGTGAAGA from Candidatus Binatia bacterium encodes the following:
- a CDS encoding CoA transferase, coding for MAKALPLKGIRVANFGWVWAGPVTGQTLGFLGAEVYKIESRARIDLTRMLPPFAGGVRDPDRSISNHAGWAGNGSVSLNLKKPEAQELARQLIAKSDVVVENFGPGVMQELHLGYEDLRALKPDIVMSSMPAAGLYGPLKDVRTYGLSLSSITGIDSLTGYFGGPPIPFENAFADPYNGVMGAFAVLVALSYRDRTGKGQHIDYSQQEVVMQMVGPAFMDYELNGRVAGPMGNRHPLAAAAPHGVFPCAGEDRWISIAVATDQEWRGLLTAMGNPEWAQTPEFASPAVRVRNISALHERLAEWTRAFNDYELAQLLQRHGVAAAPVLNVADLLHDPHYRARGTFIEVTHPLGFQETIYGAYVKTSRTEANVHPGPSIGQDNDHVFKELLGLSEERYRQLIEKQVIY